One genomic segment of [Phormidium] sp. ETS-05 includes these proteins:
- a CDS encoding reverse transcriptase domain-containing protein: MAKSINEKFREYFQPSQIEKAFIKYKDAKHDVFTGGIKIPMGADGISYKTFEKELSIRCKFISQRVLAGSYLFYPFREVNVPKPSGQERVLSIATIRDVLVQKILYEVMYDEVENRFKSNYKLDLASCAYRKGKSAPYAATLINRYLKQGFQFAFDADIIKFFDRIDHKRLIDLIDELFDRESLVNNLLRRYIKTGRIPYKDEQGKPRKIETFYHHKPKQNLRLQGIPQGGVLSGMLANLYLHKFDCWILDELSKEVALRYVRYADDFVVLLQRKNDISRAHFTIEKKLAEMDLELHKIEADPQKSKTKYVDISQENLKFVGFEFTVHHIKVSYKNIQAFREKIAQKINQERTYKYQYNPNTRKRFNFFIGNVINKKIRGRGITKCPICHGMIGEKVRSWIGFFSVITDIQQLHDLDKWIRSEVSRYFYHQYKIRLSRSDFRKAGLASLEQEYYHIHKLEQCACQSLDYIIFFSLYKYQFSWFKTFIVINEMVKLLCE, encoded by the coding sequence ATGGCGAAATCTATCAACGAAAAATTTAGGGAATACTTTCAACCAAGCCAAATCGAAAAGGCTTTTATCAAATATAAAGATGCCAAACATGATGTTTTTACTGGGGGCATAAAAATCCCAATGGGGGCGGATGGCATCTCTTATAAAACTTTTGAGAAAGAACTTTCTATTCGCTGCAAGTTTATTTCGCAAAGAGTTTTGGCCGGAAGTTATTTGTTTTACCCTTTTCGTGAAGTTAACGTTCCCAAGCCTTCTGGGCAAGAAAGGGTTTTGTCAATTGCTACTATCCGTGATGTTCTAGTGCAAAAAATTTTGTATGAAGTTATGTATGATGAAGTAGAAAACCGCTTTAAATCAAATTATAAGTTAGACCTAGCTTCATGCGCTTATAGAAAAGGAAAGTCTGCTCCTTACGCAGCTACCCTCATCAATAGATATCTTAAACAAGGGTTTCAATTTGCTTTTGACGCTGATATCATAAAATTTTTTGATCGCATTGATCACAAACGCCTGATTGATCTGATAGATGAATTATTTGACCGGGAAAGTCTGGTTAACAACTTACTTAGACGCTATATTAAAACCGGAAGGATTCCTTACAAAGACGAACAAGGTAAACCGAGAAAAATAGAAACTTTTTATCACCACAAGCCAAAACAAAATTTACGCTTACAAGGTATTCCTCAAGGTGGAGTTTTGTCTGGGATGTTAGCTAATTTATACTTACACAAATTCGACTGTTGGATTCTAGATGAATTGAGCAAAGAAGTTGCTTTGCGCTATGTTCGTTATGCCGATGATTTTGTGGTTTTGTTACAAAGGAAAAACGATATATCTAGGGCTCATTTCACAATCGAGAAAAAATTAGCCGAAATGGATCTTGAACTGCATAAAATTGAAGCTGACCCTCAGAAATCAAAAACTAAGTATGTAGATATATCTCAAGAAAATTTAAAATTTGTAGGATTTGAATTTACTGTTCACCACATTAAAGTTAGCTATAAAAATATTCAAGCATTTCGAGAAAAAATAGCTCAAAAAATAAATCAAGAACGTACTTATAAGTATCAATATAACCCAAATACGCGCAAAAGATTCAATTTTTTTATTGGCAATGTGATCAATAAAAAAATCCGTGGCCGTGGGATAACAAAATGTCCCATATGTCACGGCATGATTGGCGAAAAAGTTAGAAGCTGGATTGGTTTTTTTTCTGTAATTACAGACATACAGCAGTTACATGATTTGGATAAATGGATTCGCAGTGAAGTAAGTCGATATTTCTACCATCAATACAAAATTAGACTTAGCAGATCTGATTTTCGCAAAGCAGGTTTAGCCAGCTTAGAGCAAGAATATTATCACATCCACAAATTAGAACAGTGCGCCTGTCAATCTTTAGATTATATAATTTTTTTTAGTTTATATAAATACCAGTTTTCTTGGTTTAAAACATTCATAGTAATCAACGAAATGGTCAAATTATTATGCGAATAA
- a CDS encoding DUF433 domain-containing protein, translating into MVKATENRYIIRDDEILGGEPIIKGTRTPVRAIVETWRMGVLPEEITIGMPHLTLAQVFDALSYYSDNRDEIDQYIERNRIPDELIDPLVKML; encoded by the coding sequence ATGGTTAAAGCAACAGAAAATCGCTATATTATCAGAGATGATGAAATATTGGGGGGCGAACCAATTATCAAAGGAACTCGTACCCCGGTAAGAGCCATTGTGGAAACATGGCGCATGGGAGTTTTACCCGAAGAAATTACCATCGGAATGCCGCATCTAACCCTAGCCCAGGTATTTGATGCTTTGAGCTACTACAGCGACAACCGGGATGAAATTGACCAGTATATTGAACGCAATCGCATCCCAGACGAATTAATCGATCCCTTGGTGAAAATGCTATGA
- a CDS encoding DUF5615 family PIN-like protein yields MTGVFIRLYLDEDVNVLMADLLKARGFDVLTARDAGTLHRSDAEQLAYAVSQGRTLLTHNRVDLEALAQTYFSSEQIHYGIIFAVRRPPPQIVQRLLVILNEVTADEMENQVRYI; encoded by the coding sequence ATGACTGGTGTGTTTATCCGTCTCTATCTGGATGAAGATGTGAATGTCTTGATGGCAGACTTGCTCAAAGCCAGAGGGTTTGATGTCTTAACTGCGCGGGACGCCGGAACACTTCACCGTAGCGATGCCGAACAACTTGCCTACGCCGTCAGCCAAGGGAGGACATTACTTACCCATAACCGAGTTGATTTAGAGGCACTGGCACAGACATACTTCTCCTCGGAACAGATTCACTATGGGATAATTTTTGCGGTTCGCCGTCCACCGCCACAAATCGTCCAGCGACTTCTAGTGATTTTGAATGAAGTTACAGCCGATGAAATGGAAAATCAAGTGCGATATATCTAG